Proteins encoded within one genomic window of Pseudalkalibacillus sp. SCS-8:
- a CDS encoding sugar ABC transporter permease, whose protein sequence is MTDKTSKATKHRKRALFLSLIPGFGQLYNRQYLKALAFIILTFSFIIAFKDLLNMGLWGIVTLGEKLPRDHSIFLMVEGIIAILVLAIGLGVYALNLYDAYVNGKKRDSGLRLHSIREQYRNVVDTGFPYLMLSPGVFLLIFVVIFPILFVILLAFTNYDLYHSPPAKLVDWIGIQNFIDIFKLDIWRKTFFSVLSWTIIWTFVATTIQIAIGIFLAVLLNQKDLRFKKLFRTILILPWAIPAFVSILVFAGMFNESFGAINNDVLALFGIDPIPWLTSPFWAKVALILIQSWLGFPFIFAMVTGVLQSIPEEQYEAATVDGATMLQKFRTITLPMILYAIAPILITQYTFNFNNFNVIFLFNGGGPPMPGQTAGSTDILISWIYSLTLESKQYAKAAAITMVLSVIVVSVALWQFRRTKSFKEEDMI, encoded by the coding sequence ATGACTGACAAGACTTCAAAGGCAACGAAACATCGGAAAAGAGCATTGTTCTTGTCCCTCATTCCCGGTTTTGGGCAGCTTTATAACCGGCAATATTTAAAAGCCCTTGCATTCATCATTTTAACTTTCTCTTTCATCATTGCGTTTAAAGACTTGCTCAACATGGGTCTTTGGGGGATTGTGACCCTTGGGGAAAAGCTCCCTCGGGATCACTCCATTTTTTTGATGGTAGAAGGGATCATTGCAATTCTTGTCCTTGCCATTGGACTAGGTGTATATGCTTTGAACCTTTATGATGCTTATGTAAATGGGAAGAAGAGGGATTCAGGACTTCGGCTGCATTCCATCAGGGAGCAATATCGGAACGTCGTCGATACCGGCTTTCCTTATTTGATGCTTTCACCAGGTGTATTTTTACTGATTTTCGTCGTTATTTTTCCAATCCTATTCGTTATTTTGCTGGCATTCACGAACTATGATCTCTATCACTCACCTCCTGCTAAATTAGTGGATTGGATCGGCATTCAGAACTTCATCGATATTTTCAAACTGGATATTTGGAGAAAGACATTCTTCAGTGTCCTTTCATGGACGATTATCTGGACATTCGTCGCTACGACAATCCAGATCGCCATCGGGATTTTCTTGGCGGTGTTATTGAATCAGAAGGACTTGAGGTTCAAAAAGCTGTTCAGGACGATCTTAATTTTACCTTGGGCGATTCCAGCCTTCGTATCTATTCTCGTATTTGCTGGTATGTTCAATGAATCCTTTGGCGCAATCAATAATGATGTGCTCGCTTTATTCGGCATTGATCCGATTCCATGGTTGACCAGTCCATTCTGGGCAAAAGTTGCGCTTATCCTCATCCAGTCATGGTTAGGATTCCCGTTCATCTTCGCGATGGTTACGGGGGTACTGCAATCCATTCCAGAGGAACAATACGAAGCAGCTACTGTAGACGGAGCAACCATGCTCCAGAAATTCAGAACCATAACGCTACCGATGATTTTATACGCAATTGCACCGATTCTCATTACCCAATACACTTTCAATTTCAACAACTTCAATGTCATCTTCCTGTTCAATGGGGGAGGTCCGCCAATGCCGGGTCAGACAGCAGGTTCGACGGATATCCTTATCTCATGGATTTACAGTCTGACATTGGAGTCGAAGCAATATGCGAAAGCAGCAGCCATAACGATGGTCCTTTCCGTAATTGTCGTATCAGTTGCGTTATGGCAATTCCGCAGGACGAAATCGTTCAAAGAGGAGGATATGATCTAA
- a CDS encoding sugar ABC transporter permease — MSMKKQKLIRLTLSYIAIFIALTIVIYPVLWIVGSSFNPGNSLSGSTIIPKNATLNHYKELFDLDQSKYLIWYWNTLKICTITMVLSVTMIALMGYTFSRYRFVGRKNGLMTFLILQMIPNFAALIAIYVLAVVTKLIDTHLALILLYTGGLLPMNTWLAKGYFDTIPKELDESARIDGAGHFRIFWQIILPLAKPILAVIALFSFITPFADFILAKIILRSEEKYTLAVGLYNLVAKQFGAEFTKFAAGAVLIAIPISLLFLSLQRYLISGLTAGGTKG, encoded by the coding sequence ATGAGCATGAAAAAACAGAAGTTGATCCGACTCACCTTATCCTATATCGCCATTTTCATTGCGCTTACGATCGTGATCTATCCTGTCCTTTGGATCGTAGGATCATCGTTCAATCCAGGAAACAGTCTGTCTGGATCAACGATCATTCCGAAGAACGCCACACTGAATCACTACAAGGAACTGTTCGATCTTGATCAGAGCAAATACTTGATTTGGTATTGGAACACATTGAAGATTTGTACAATAACGATGGTCCTTTCGGTTACGATGATTGCCTTGATGGGTTATACCTTCTCAAGATATCGTTTTGTCGGTCGGAAAAATGGTTTGATGACGTTCTTGATTTTACAAATGATTCCTAACTTCGCAGCGTTGATCGCCATCTATGTCCTTGCGGTGGTTACGAAGTTGATTGATACCCACTTAGCCTTGATTCTCCTGTATACAGGTGGATTGCTGCCAATGAATACATGGTTAGCGAAGGGATACTTTGATACCATTCCGAAAGAATTGGATGAGTCAGCTCGAATTGATGGTGCTGGACACTTCAGGATTTTCTGGCAGATCATCCTACCATTAGCTAAACCGATTTTAGCTGTCATCGCTTTGTTCAGCTTCATCACGCCGTTTGCGGACTTCATCCTTGCCAAAATCATTCTTAGAAGTGAAGAAAAGTATACGCTTGCAGTTGGCCTTTACAATCTTGTTGCCAAACAGTTCGGGGCTGAGTTTACGAAATTCGCAGCGGGAGCGGTATTGATTGCGATTCCGATTTCCTTGCTCTTCTTATCCCTCCAACGTTATCTGATCTCTGGATTGACAGCCGGGGGTACAAAAGGATAA
- a CDS encoding LacI family DNA-binding transcriptional regulator, which translates to MGITIKDVAKLANVAPSTVSRVIANNPRISEDTKRRVREAMDYLGYHPNFTARSLANRSSRAIGIVMPSSAEKAFQNPFFPEVLRGISTKAHEQEYTLLMSTGTTEDEIYRAVVGMVQGRRVDGIVLLYSRVDDRIMNYLFEQKFPFTVVGKPYKHDDLINHVDNDNFRASKELTEFHIQNGHERIGFVGGSLSLVVTTDRLLGYEKALQNAKIPYRSEYVIHADFAVEEGRKAVSSLMNLDDPPTALVVTDDLMALGVLRMLDDMGMRVPEDVSVSSFNNAMIAELATPSLTSVDINIYELGYQAADTLLHSIEQPEASPRIIKVNHHIIRRQSSGKNKQ; encoded by the coding sequence ATGGGAATTACGATTAAAGATGTAGCTAAACTCGCGAATGTAGCTCCTTCTACAGTATCTCGAGTGATTGCGAACAATCCGCGGATCAGTGAAGATACGAAGCGCAGGGTTCGTGAAGCGATGGATTATTTAGGCTACCATCCGAACTTCACGGCAAGAAGCCTCGCGAATCGCAGTTCACGTGCAATTGGAATTGTAATGCCGAGCTCAGCTGAAAAAGCCTTTCAGAACCCGTTTTTCCCTGAGGTTTTACGGGGAATCAGCACGAAAGCTCATGAGCAGGAATATACGTTATTAATGTCAACGGGTACCACTGAGGATGAAATATACCGGGCTGTTGTCGGAATGGTACAAGGGCGAAGAGTCGATGGTATTGTATTGCTCTATTCAAGAGTGGATGATCGGATCATGAATTATCTGTTTGAACAGAAATTTCCATTCACTGTTGTAGGTAAGCCTTATAAGCACGATGATCTAATTAATCACGTCGACAATGATAACTTCCGTGCTTCCAAAGAATTGACTGAGTTCCACATTCAAAATGGGCACGAGCGTATCGGTTTTGTAGGAGGAAGCTTAAGCCTTGTCGTAACGACGGACCGTTTGCTCGGTTATGAAAAAGCGTTGCAGAATGCAAAGATTCCTTATCGAAGCGAATATGTCATCCATGCTGATTTTGCTGTAGAAGAAGGACGTAAAGCCGTATCGTCCTTAATGAACTTGGATGACCCGCCAACCGCACTTGTCGTGACGGATGATCTTATGGCTCTTGGCGTTTTGAGGATGTTGGATGATATGGGCATGCGTGTACCAGAAGATGTCTCTGTCTCCAGTTTCAACAATGCAATGATTGCTGAACTGGCAACACCGTCTCTGACATCTGTTGATATCAACATTTACGAATTGGGGTATCAAGCAGCCGATACGTTGCTTCATTCCATTGAACAACCTGAAGCATCACCTCGAATCATCAAGGTCAATCATCATATCATCCGAAGACAATCGAGCGGAAAAAACAAACAATAA
- a CDS encoding DUF3445 domain-containing protein: MSIHSFPFPFSKEEYAYSNNSSLLDPPWMITVTDDYKKEIMLKRKLLQQNHDRCFRSLPISLESQWEVLRLVLHQLAEAYPSHFSLSQNGKEFKFQNHLLEEEVQFVFRDNASIDLEPLDIVGRHVQEDLILMGDRSDGLFLEAGQLCFPSNWSLTFVLGMEFKSIHYPVPGIKDSGFIEKVERFISRIGPNTAWERKNWSITISEKLDTPLETYADWGRLRKEVTHENAGEMVHLRVEVQRLYRLPINHDILFSIHTYLLSLEELVQHEQWLKMFYENIRTLSSDIADYKGISQYKDEVIHFLEKTMDDKEKMIR, translated from the coding sequence ATGTCGATTCATTCATTTCCGTTTCCGTTCTCCAAAGAAGAGTATGCGTATTCCAATAATTCTTCATTACTCGATCCACCATGGATGATTACGGTTACGGACGATTATAAAAAAGAGATTATGTTGAAGCGGAAACTGTTGCAACAAAATCATGACCGTTGCTTCAGATCGCTTCCGATATCACTGGAATCACAATGGGAAGTGTTGCGTCTCGTCCTACATCAATTAGCCGAGGCGTATCCTTCACATTTTTCACTTTCCCAAAACGGCAAGGAATTCAAGTTCCAGAATCATCTTTTAGAGGAAGAAGTGCAATTTGTATTCCGAGACAACGCTTCGATTGATTTGGAACCGTTGGATATTGTCGGCCGTCATGTACAGGAAGATCTCATATTGATGGGTGATCGTAGTGACGGATTATTTTTAGAAGCTGGTCAATTGTGTTTTCCATCGAATTGGTCGCTGACGTTCGTCCTCGGAATGGAATTTAAGTCCATTCATTACCCCGTACCAGGAATTAAAGACAGCGGTTTTATTGAAAAGGTGGAACGCTTCATTTCTAGAATCGGACCAAATACCGCATGGGAACGTAAAAATTGGTCGATTACCATATCGGAAAAGCTTGATACCCCACTGGAAACCTATGCGGATTGGGGGAGATTGAGGAAAGAAGTCACGCATGAGAATGCTGGAGAAATGGTGCATCTCAGAGTAGAAGTACAGAGGCTGTATCGTCTGCCAATCAATCATGACATCCTCTTTTCAATTCATACGTACCTTTTATCACTTGAGGAACTCGTGCAGCATGAGCAATGGTTAAAGATGTTTTATGAAAATATCAGGACATTGTCTTCTGATATTGCGGATTACAAAGGTATTTCTCAGTATAAAGATGAGGTCATTCATTTTCTTGAAAAAACAATGGATGACAAAGAGAAGATGATTCGATGA
- a CDS encoding PDR/VanB family oxidoreductase — MGLRQYSLINDPFQEKSEFTIAVKNVGTKEGGSAFLHHHVHTGDVIEASGPENFFPVRTEARHHLLLAAGIGITPFLSMMAFLKGMNQPFELHYSGSSEHECAFYSTIKENYPDESTFYFMKREQKERELKKVLEDQPVGTHIYICGPSSFMDTYLSYCKNLGYPDENLHSERFRPAKITQKPYPFSVTEKNTGKTVQVQSNQSLLEALREEGIPVPYACRMGVCGTCEVNVCNGEVIHHDTFLTEDERKEKMLTCVSRGKGHLSVRV, encoded by the coding sequence ATGGGGCTCAGGCAATATTCCCTTATTAATGATCCGTTTCAGGAAAAAAGTGAATTCACGATTGCCGTGAAAAATGTGGGGACGAAGGAAGGGGGTTCGGCCTTCCTTCATCATCATGTCCATACAGGGGATGTCATTGAAGCATCAGGACCTGAAAATTTCTTCCCCGTCCGGACAGAAGCAAGGCACCATTTACTCTTGGCAGCAGGAATCGGAATCACCCCATTTTTATCAATGATGGCCTTTTTGAAAGGGATGAATCAGCCTTTTGAACTTCATTATTCAGGATCGAGTGAACATGAATGTGCGTTTTACTCCACCATTAAAGAAAACTATCCTGATGAATCCACCTTTTATTTCATGAAAAGAGAACAGAAAGAAAGAGAGCTAAAGAAGGTGCTCGAGGATCAACCCGTTGGAACACATATTTACATATGTGGGCCCTCATCCTTTATGGATACTTATCTTTCCTATTGTAAAAATCTTGGTTATCCAGATGAAAATCTCCACTCTGAGCGATTTCGACCGGCGAAAATCACACAGAAGCCATATCCCTTTTCGGTTACCGAAAAGAATACAGGGAAAACTGTTCAAGTCCAGTCAAACCAAAGCTTATTGGAGGCACTTCGTGAAGAGGGGATTCCGGTTCCGTATGCTTGTCGAATGGGTGTCTGTGGTACATGTGAAGTGAACGTATGTAACGGTGAAGTGATCCATCATGATACCTTTTTGACAGAAGATGAACGGAAGGAAAAGATGCTGACTTGTGTATCCCGGGGTAAGGGGCATCTCTCTGTAAGGGTATGA
- the ligD gene encoding non-homologous end-joining DNA ligase, translating to MGSTSEANGELKIGEHTIQVTSLDKVLYPEKDITKQAYLQYLIEVHKRMLPFLSDRFLTVKRYPHGMYDDFFYQKNCPDYAPEFVQTKSDDKINYIVCNELATLLWLGNQLALEFHIPFNTIDSPFPTEIVFDLDPPSRNHFHLAVKAAIEIKKILDRLELKGFVKTSGNKGLQIYIPLQRDTFSYDDTRVFTKFIAEYLVNQFPGDFTIERLKENRGSKCYIDFLQHAEGKTIIAPYSLRGVDEALVATPLYWHEVDEKVRPERYSMHDVLERIKQVGCPFSEMETARNKQPFRRVLEGLLRQ from the coding sequence ATGGGAAGCACTTCAGAAGCAAATGGAGAATTGAAAATCGGTGAACATACGATTCAAGTTACAAGCCTGGATAAAGTTTTGTATCCTGAGAAGGACATCACCAAACAAGCCTATCTTCAGTACTTGATTGAAGTCCACAAGCGCATGCTCCCATTCTTATCAGACCGGTTTCTGACTGTGAAACGTTATCCTCATGGAATGTATGATGATTTCTTCTATCAGAAGAACTGTCCGGATTATGCTCCGGAATTTGTTCAAACCAAATCAGATGACAAAATCAACTATATCGTATGTAATGAGCTTGCCACCCTTCTTTGGTTAGGGAACCAACTCGCCCTAGAATTTCATATTCCATTCAATACGATTGATTCTCCTTTTCCAACTGAAATCGTGTTTGACCTGGATCCACCATCAAGGAATCATTTCCATCTCGCCGTTAAAGCCGCCATCGAAATCAAAAAAATCCTCGACCGTCTCGAATTGAAGGGTTTTGTCAAGACATCAGGAAACAAAGGCTTGCAAATCTATATCCCACTACAGCGGGATACCTTTTCCTATGATGACACACGGGTGTTCACCAAGTTCATTGCTGAATATCTGGTGAATCAGTTTCCCGGTGACTTCACAATCGAGCGGTTAAAAGAAAACAGGGGATCGAAGTGTTATATTGACTTTCTACAGCATGCTGAAGGAAAAACAATCATTGCTCCGTATTCATTAAGAGGGGTTGATGAAGCACTCGTCGCGACTCCTCTCTATTGGCATGAAGTGGACGAAAAAGTAAGGCCCGAACGTTATTCCATGCATGACGTCCTTGAGCGGATCAAACAAGTCGGCTGTCCATTCTCCGAAATGGAAACTGCCCGAAATAAGCAACCATTCCGCCGTGTATTGGAAGGATTGTTGAGGCAGTGA